The DNA region GCGGTCTTATCGGAGACGAGGGCGGGGGTCTTGCCGTCCGCCTCGAGCACCTTGGCGCCATAGGACCAGAGCACGGCCCAGAGGGTCGTGTTGGAGTCGCCGCAGTGGCTGATGGCGATGCCCACAGGGTTGCCCTGCTTCTTGAGCACCTTGGCCTGCTTCAGGAGCTCGTCCCAGGTCTTCGGGTACTCGAACCCCGCCTTCTTGTAGTGCGCCATGTTGTAGGTGGCGGGAAAGGCGACCCAGTACCACGGGACGGCTTTCCATCCCGAGCCCGTCAGCGCGCACTCGGCGCCGAAGGGGTACCAGCCGCCGTATTTCTTGCCGAGGGTGTCGACGAGCGGGCCCACGTCGATGAGACTGCTCTCGAACAGGAACGGATCGGCGTGACTGAGGATGACGAGGTCATGGCCGGACTGGCTCTGGGCCTCCGCGGCCCGCTTGGCCGGAAGCTGGAGGCCCTGGATGGTGTCGACCTTGACGGTGACCCCCGCCTGCTTGCTGAATAGCTCGGCCTGCCGTCGGAGCTCGTCGTCCGCGGCGGGGACGAAGTGATTGTTGCTGAGCAAAGTCACCTCGCGCTTCTGCGCGAAGGCCGGCGCGCGGCCCAGCAGCGCGGTGGCCCCGACGGCGGATGTTGTGGCAAGGAAGCGACGACGGGTCATTCTTCGCATGGCATTCTCCTCTCCGATGCGAAGCTCACGGTGGTACGGCGGGACGGGGAATCGGCGGTCGGGTTGCCCTCCTTCGACGAAGATTAGCCGGCTTGTATCACCGCCGGAGACGAGATGTCAATGGCACTGCCCCCTCACCCTACCCTCTCCCCCGATGGGGGAGAGGGATCAGAGAAGTCCGACGGGGCTGTTCTCATCTCTCTCCCTCAAGGGGGAGAGGGCAGCGCGACGAGGCTCTTGTCATCCCTCTCCCTCAAAAGGGGGAAAGGGATCCCGAGCGCAGACTCTCAGCATTTTTTCATCCCTCTCCCCCATTGGGGGAGAGGGCAGGGTGAGGGGGAGGTTCGCGCATAATCCGGACGAGAGGCGCTCATGACGACGCGCCGCTGAGACCGAGGACGCTCCAGGTTGGAACGGGCCGCGCGAGGCCCTTGAGGGCGATGGGGCCGATCTCTTCGGCCTCGATCAGCTTCTCCACGGCCGAGGCCACGCGGGAGGAGATGAGAATCTGCCCGCCCTTGGCTTCGCTGCAAAGCCGCGCGGCGAGGTTGGTCACCGTACCGATGGCCCCGTAGTCCCATCGACCTTCGAAGCCGATGGCGCCGATGGTCGCGTACCCCTGCGCGATGCCCACGCCCAGCCCGAGGTCCCACCCGCGCTTGCGCCAGCCCGCGGCGAGGCCGGTCACACGGTCCCGCATGGCCACCGCCATCCGAAGCGCGCGCTCGGCCGGATTCGGCACCTCGACGGGGTCGTTGAAGAAGATCATCATGCCGTCCCCGGTGAAGCGCTCGAGCGTGCCTTCGTGCTCCAGGATGAGCTGGCCCATCTCGTGGTGGTACTCGCGGAGCACGCCCATGACCTCCTCGGGCTCGGCCGACTCCGCGAAGGAGGTGAAGCCGCGCAGGTCGAGAAACACCACGATCACCTCGCGCCGGTGGGTCTTTAGCGGGTCCTCGGCGCCGCCGGCCACGATCAGCTCGGCGAGCTGCGGCGAGAAGAACCGCTTGAGCCGTCCCAGCCGCTCGACCAGCGCAACCTGCTCGCTGACTCGCTCCTCCAGCGTCCGGTTCCACGCTTCCAGCTCGCGGCGCAGGGTCGCTTCCTGATCGTGCAGGCGCTTCTTCTCGAGACAGGCGCCGATCCGCGCGCGGAGCAGCACCGGGTCGAAGGGCTTGGATAGGTAGTCCTCCGCGCCCAGCTCGATGCAGCGGACCACGCTCGCGATCTCGTCGAGGGCGGAGATCATCAGGACGGGAATGCTCCGCAGCGCTGGCTGTGCCTTGAGCCGTGTCAGCACCTCGTAGCCGTCCATGCTCGGCATCATGACATCCAGCAGGACGAGGTCCACCGGGGCGGTGGCGAGGGCCGCCAGCGCGGCACTCCCGTCGGCGGCCACACTGACCGCATAACCCTCACGCGAAAGCCGTCGCGCGAGCACGTCGCGATTCCCTTCGTCATCGTCCACCACGAGAATGCGCCCGCGATCCGCCGGGCGCGATCCGCCCGAGGTGGCCGGTGCGGCGGCAACCTGCCGAGGTCTCGCGGGGCCGTCGATGAGCGCGCGCAGCTGGCCGGCCGCGGTGGCGATCCGACGAAGGTCTTGCGAGAGATCTGTGTCTGATCCGGCGCGCCCCTCCATCTCCTTCACGCCCGTCACGATCCGGTCGAGGGTGGGGACAAGGGCGCCGCGGGCCGCGCCCAGGTCGGCCAGATCGGCATCCACGCCCGACGGGGCCAGGAACTCGTTGACGCGCGCGAGGAGATGACGGGCGTCCTCCAGCATCTGGCGGAGCGGGCCCGCCAGCTCGCGCCGCGAGGCAGCCTCGGCGTCTTCGAGCAGCATCTCGCCATAGCCGATGATGTGGTTGAGCGGGGTGCGCAGCTCGTGGCGAAGCCGGGCGCGCTCGGAGCTCTCGCCGGTCACGGAGCGGCGGCCCCGCCCAGGAGCGCGTCGATCTTCGCGAGCAGTCTCGGCAGATCCACGGGCTTGGTGTCGAAGTCGTCGCAGCCGGCCTCGATGGCCTTCTCGCGGTCGCCCGACATGGCATGGGCGGTCAGGGCGATGATGGGGATGGCGCCCGTCGCGGGCGCCGCCTTGATTTGCCGCGTCGCCTCCCAGCCGTCCAGCACGGGCAGGCTCATGTCCATGAGGATCAGCGCCGGCACCTCCGCCTGCGCCATCCGGACACCCTCGGCGCCGTCCACCGCGATGACGACCTGATAGCCCCGGCGCTCGAGACGCCGCGAGAGCATGTCGCGGTTCATCTCGTTGTCCTCGACCAGGAGGATCTTGGGCACCTAGCGGGCTGCCTTCCGACGCGCCACGGAGGCCATGACGAGCCGCCGGACTTCACCCAGCAGCGATTCGCGGGTGTACGCGCCCTTCTGGATCACGCGCTCGACGCCGCCATTGAGCCGCTGCTGATCCTCGGCCGTGACGTCCTTGGAGGTGAGCACGATGACGGGGATACTATTCCAGCTCTCCTGGCGACGGATCTCCTCCATGAACTCGAA from Candidatus Methylomirabilota bacterium includes:
- a CDS encoding response regulator gives rise to the protein MPKILLVEDNEMNRDMLSRRLERRGYQVVIAVDGAEGVRMAQAEVPALILMDMSLPVLDGWEATRQIKAAPATGAIPIIALTAHAMSGDREKAIEAGCDDFDTKPVDLPRLLAKIDALLGGAAAP
- a CDS encoding response regulator, whose translation is MTGESSERARLRHELRTPLNHIIGYGEMLLEDAEAASRRELAGPLRQMLEDARHLLARVNEFLAPSGVDADLADLGAARGALVPTLDRIVTGVKEMEGRAGSDTDLSQDLRRIATAAGQLRALIDGPARPRQVAAAPATSGGSRPADRGRILVVDDDEGNRDVLARRLSREGYAVSVAADGSAALAALATAPVDLVLLDVMMPSMDGYEVLTRLKAQPALRSIPVLMISALDEIASVVRCIELGAEDYLSKPFDPVLLRARIGACLEKKRLHDQEATLRRELEAWNRTLEERVSEQVALVERLGRLKRFFSPQLAELIVAGGAEDPLKTHRREVIVVFLDLRGFTSFAESAEPEEVMGVLREYHHEMGQLILEHEGTLERFTGDGMMIFFNDPVEVPNPAERALRMAVAMRDRVTGLAAGWRKRGWDLGLGVGIAQGYATIGAIGFEGRWDYGAIGTVTNLAARLCSEAKGGQILISSRVASAVEKLIEAEEIGPIALKGLARPVPTWSVLGLSGASS
- a CDS encoding ABC transporter substrate-binding protein, with product MRRMTRRRFLATTSAVGATALLGRAPAFAQKREVTLLSNNHFVPAADDELRRQAELFSKQAGVTVKVDTIQGLQLPAKRAAEAQSQSGHDLVILSHADPFLFESSLIDVGPLVDTLGKKYGGWYPFGAECALTGSGWKAVPWYWVAFPATYNMAHYKKAGFEYPKTWDELLKQAKVLKKQGNPVGIAISHCGDSNTTLWAVLWSYGAKVLEADGKTPALVSDKTA